GGACCACCTGCTGTCCGGCGTGCGGGCGCAGATCGCCGTGCGGCTGATCGGCGAGGACCTGGACCTGCTGCGCGGCGAGGCGGCCCGGCTGCGCGACCGCCTCGGCGCCATCCGCGGCCTGGCCGACCTGGAGGTGGAGAAGCTGGTGCTCAGCCCGCAGCTGCGCGTCCGGCTGGACCTGCCGGCGCTGGCCCAGCACGGCCTGTCGCCGGCGCTGCTGGCGCGCGAGCTGCAGGCGCTGACCGAGGGCGAACGGGTGTCGCAGGTGGTCGAGGGCGCCTCCGGCGGCGCGCGCCGCTTCGACGTCGTGCTGCGCCTGCCGGAGTCGGCCCGAGGGCCCGAAGGCCTGCAGGGCCTGCTGGTGGAGACGCCGCTCGGCCGGGTGCCGCTGTCGCGGCTGGCGGCCATCGAGGAAGGGCTGGGGCCGAACCAGATCTCGCGCGACGACGGCCGCCGGCGCATCGTGCTGTCCGCCAACGTGGCCAATGCGCAGGGCCGGCCGCTGTCGGCGGTGGTCGAGGAGGTGCGCCAGGTCGTCGCCGCCGCGCCGCTGCCGGCGGGGGTGTCGGTGTCGATCGGCGGGCAGTTCCAGGCGCAGGAGGAGGCGTCGCGGCTGATCGCGCTGCTCGGCACCGGCTCCGCGCTGCTGGTGTTCCTCGTGCTGCAGCAGCGCTACCGCTCGTCGGTGCTGGCGCTGCTGGTGATGGCCAACATCCCGCTGGCGCTGGTGGGCAGCGTGCTGGCGCTGAAGCTGGCCGGCCAGCCGCTGTCCATCGCGGCGCTGATCGGCTTCGTCACGCTGGCCGGCATCGCCACCCGCAACGGGCTGCTGAAGACCAGCCACTGGGTCAACCTGATGCGCCTGGAGAACATGCCCTTCGGCACCGAGCTCATCGTGCGCGGTTCGGCCGAACGGCTGGTCCCGGTGCTGATGACCGCGCTCACCGCCGCGCTGGCGCTGTCGCCGCTGCTGCTGGAGGCCGAGCAGCCCGGCACCGAGCTGCTGCACCCGGTGGCGGTGGTGATCTTCGGCGGGCTGGTCGGCGCGACGCTGCTGGACGCCTTCGTCACCCCGCTGCTCTTCGCCCGCTTCGGCCGGCGCGCGGCCGAGCGGCTGGCCGCCGCTGCCGCCGACGGCGTGCCGGCCACCGCCATTCAGGCCCTTTGACCCAGGAGGATCGAACCGATGACGAAACGCAACCTGCTTCGACTGGCACTCTCGCTGTGCGCCGCCGCGGCGCCGGTGGGTGCCCTGGCCCATGCCACCCATGGCCAGCCGCAGCACGGCGGCATCGTGGCCGAGGCCGGCGTCTTCCAGGGCGAGCTGGTCGCCCGCGGCGGCCGGCTGGTCATCCACCTCAGCGAACACGGCCATCCGCTGCCGGCCAAGGGCGCCAAGGGCCGGCTGACGCTGGTGATCCAGGGGCAGCAGCAGGAACTGGAGCTGCGCCCGGGCCGCGACAACACGCTGCAGGCCGCGGGGGCGTGGCCGCCCGGGGCCAGGGCCACGGCGACCATCACGCTGGCCGACGGCCTGTCCGGCGTGCTGCGCTTCGAGGCGAAGTGACGCTCAGTCCACGGCCGGCGCGAGGTCCTTCAGCTCGCGCTTGAGCACCTTGCCGATCGGGCTGCGCGGCAGGCTGTCGACCACGCTCACGCCGGCCAGCCGCTGGGTCTTGCCCAGGCGCTCGTTGGCCCAGGCGAGCAGCGCCGCGCCGTCCAGCGCCTGGCCCGGCCGCGCCGCCACGAAGCCCCACGGCGTCTCGCCCCAGCGCTGCGACGGCAGGCCGACCACCGCCGCCTCCAGCACCGCCGGGTGCGACTGCAGCACCGACTCCAGGTCGCTGGGGTAGAGGTTGAAGCCGCCGCTGATGATCATGTCCTTGCGGCGGTCCACCAGCACCAGGAAGCCGTCGTCGTCGAAGCGGCCGACGTCGCCGGTGCGGATGAAGCGCAGGCCGTCGGGCGAGAACCATTCGGCCTCGCGGCTGGCGTCGGGCCGGCGGTGGTAGCCGCTCATCATCGACGGCGAGCGGCCAACCACCTCGCCGACGCTGTCCGGATGCCGGGGCAGCTCGCGGTCCTGCCCGTCGATCAGGCGGATGTCCTGATTCGCCAGCGGCCGGCCGACGGTGTGCAGCTTGTCCGGGTGCAGGTGGGCTTCGAGCACGCAGGAGCCGCCGCCCTCGGTCATGCCGTAGAACTCGACCAGCCCGCCCGGCCAGCGGCGCAGCACTTCGGCCTTCAGTTCGGCGGGGAAGGGCGCACTGGTGCAGAACTTCATCACCGTCGACGACAGGTCGGTGCGGTCGAAGTCTGCATGCGCCAGCAGGCGGCGGTACTGCACCGGCACGAGCATGGTGTGGCTCATGCGATGAGCCTGCGCGAGCCCCAGCCAGCGCCCCGCCTCGAACTTCGGCATCAGCACCACGCAGCCGCCGGCGGCCAGCGTGGGGAAGAAGGCGACCAGCGTGGTGTTGGAGTACAGCGGCGTGGACAGCAGCGTCACCGCCTGCGGGCCGTAGCCCCATGACAGACCGCGCTGGGCGTGCCTCCAGCGCATCGACCACGGCTGCACGATGCCCTTGGGCTCACCGGTCGTGCCGGAGGAGTAGATGAGGTTGAAGGGCGCCTCGGGCGGCATCGCCACCGGCCGGGGCTGCAGGCCGTCGGCGGCCAGCCAGGCGGACAGCGGCCGCGGGCCCTCGCCGTCCAGCCGCCACTGCGGCACGGCGCTGTGCTCGAAGCCGTCGGCGGTGCCGGCATCGGTGAACAGCAGCGCGGCGCCGCAGTCGTCCAGCATGCGGGCCAGCGCCTGGGGCGTGCTGCCCGGCGCCAGCGGCGCCACCGCCACGCCCGCCCGCACCGCGCCCAGGTACACCGCGGCGTAGGCGCAGGACGCGGCGGCGCAGACGGCGACGGTGTCGCCGGCGCCCAGGCCGTCGCGCTGCAGCGCCACGGCCACCCGGTCCATCCACCGGTCCAG
The sequence above is a segment of the Aquabacterium sp. J223 genome. Coding sequences within it:
- a CDS encoding class I adenylate-forming enzyme family protein yields the protein MPLSLHDDFGSIPDLLRQHAKARPDAPALVDDGQRLSWSALDRWMDRVAVALQRDGLGAGDTVAVCAAASCAYAAVYLGAVRAGVAVAPLAPGSTPQALARMLDDCGAALLFTDAGTADGFEHSAVPQWRLDGEGPRPLSAWLAADGLQPRPVAMPPEAPFNLIYSSGTTGEPKGIVQPWSMRWRHAQRGLSWGYGPQAVTLLSTPLYSNTTLVAFFPTLAAGGCVVLMPKFEAGRWLGLAQAHRMSHTMLVPVQYRRLLAHADFDRTDLSSTVMKFCTSAPFPAELKAEVLRRWPGGLVEFYGMTEGGGSCVLEAHLHPDKLHTVGRPLANQDIRLIDGQDRELPRHPDSVGEVVGRSPSMMSGYHRRPDASREAEWFSPDGLRFIRTGDVGRFDDDGFLVLVDRRKDMIISGGFNLYPSDLESVLQSHPAVLEAAVVGLPSQRWGETPWGFVAARPGQALDGAALLAWANERLGKTQRLAGVSVVDSLPRSPIGKVLKRELKDLAPAVD